Proteins encoded in a region of the Pelmatolapia mariae isolate MD_Pm_ZW linkage group LG16_19, Pm_UMD_F_2, whole genome shotgun sequence genome:
- the lacc1 gene encoding purine nucleoside phosphorylase LACC1: MSRAVLVDLLHRCCASCTGASLLEDSVSDSQVFVLCGNTYWEKNGFVDTFLSSCKSVHILDSSSTVESLYRFKQTLDQLDLSSITVLTTAQGKEVLAHYQNLLFTALYDFQFKQRPVDETCPSCRASTDSVSPGEEVCEEVSTFMQQLPALKGELTVLKSALIPDCFGHGFSTRTGGVSYIPTLSSLNLFSSCRRRDPVAVVMENRRRLALHAGFHPQPMHLVKVNHANDVWVLGKAEPESYDAMVTNQTGLVLAAPGADCMPLLFADPVAKVIGVAHAGWRGTIMGVAMATVNAMVTEFACQVSNIVVAVGPSVGPCCYTMERDQALDFMRIHPDCVPDPESARPHVDIRLANRVLLQKGGVLPEHIHDNTMTHWSCVTPCTSCHPENYFSHVRDGLNFGTQVGFLWIKQMNE; this comes from the exons ATGAGTCGAGCCGTGCTGGTGGATCTGCTTCACCGCTGCTGTGCATCATGCACGGGCGCTTCTCTGCTGGAGGACTCGGTTTCAGACTCGCAGGTCTTCGTGCTGTGCGGGAACACTTACTGGGAGAAAAACGGCTTCGTAGACACGTTCCTGAGCTCCTGCAAAAGTGTGCACATCCTGGACTCGAGCTCCACAGTGGAGAGTTTGTACCGTTTCAAGCAGACTTTGGACCAGCTGGACCTGAGCTCGATCACGGTCCTTACCACCGCACAGGGCAAAGAGGTGCTGGCTCATTACCAGAACCTCCTTTTTACGGCCCTATACGACTTCCAGTTCAAGCAGAGACCGGTGGACGAGACCTGTCCTAGTTGCAGAGCCTCCACAGATTCGGTCTCACCTGGCGAAGAAGTGTGCGAAGAAGTGTCGACGTTTATGCAGCAGCTTCCTGCGCTGAAGGGAGAACTCACAGTTCTGAAGTCTGCGCTGATTCCAG ATTGTTTTGGTCATGGCTTCAGCACCCGTACAGGTGGTGTGTCCTACATCCCGACCTTATCCTCCTTGAATCTGttcagcagctgcaggaggagGGACCCGGTGGCTGTGGTAATGGAGAACAGGCGCCGATTAGCCCTCCATGCTGGTTTCCATCCTCAGCCCATGCATTTAGTCAAG GTGAACCACGCTAACGATGTCTGGGTCTTGGGGAAAGCTGAGCCCGAGAGTTACGATGCAATGGTGACCAATCAGACTGGGCTCGTCTTAGCAGCTCCAGGGGCCGACTGCATGCCGCTCCTCTTTGCTGATCCGGTCGCAAAAGTTATCGGAGTCGCACATGCAG GTTGGAGAGGAACCATAATGGGGGTTGCCATGGCCACTGTGAATGCCATGGTGACAGAATTTGCTTGCCAAGTTAGCAACATTGTGGTGGCTGTGGGACCATCAGTGGGACCCTGCTGCTATACCATGGAAAGAGACCAGGCGTTGGACTTCATGAGAATCCATCCAGACTGTGTCCCTGATCCAGAGTCAGCCAGACCGCACGTCGACATCCGTCTCGCCAACAG AGTTCTCCTCCAGAAAGGTGGCGTCCTGCCTGAGCACATCCATGACAACACGATGACGCACTGGTCCTGCGTGACGCCCTGCACCTCATGTCACCCTGAAAACTACTTCTCCCATGTCAGAGATGGGCTTAACTTTGGCACACAGGTGGGCTTCCTGTGGATcaaacaaatgaatgaatga